A window of Quercus robur chromosome 12, dhQueRobu3.1, whole genome shotgun sequence genomic DNA:
CGATGAAGCCCAGATCTAGTCCCCGACCCACGACCCCACCGGTCTGATCGCACCACTCAAACCCATTGCCAATCTGATCGTGCTGCCTCAGCTTCTTCGTCGTGCTCAAACCCATCTCCGATGAACCCAGCTAAACCCACCCCGATTTCACCACATCCCAATCCCCAACCCATGGCCTCACCATCGTGCCTACAAGCCCCTCTGCCGACGAAGGTAGTTTCTCATTTACTTCACCTTCgtcctctctctcactcatcaAACCCATCCTTCTTCCACCCACACAGTCACtgccttaaatttttttttttttttaattgtaaaataacatttttgctTGGCTTTTGGAGGATTGGTGGTTGGGGTGATTCATAGGTTTCAGTGGTGGTGGGTTGGGAGTGAGTTTAAGCATTGATGGTGGTCGATTGGGGGTGGTGGATCATTGGCTATGATGGTTTGTGGGTTTCAATGGTGGTGGATTATGGGTTTTGGTAGATGGTTTTGATATTGATTTTGAGattaatgggttttgattttgattatgaTTTTTCAGATTAATTGGTTATGTGGTGGATGATGGTAGCTGGGTTTGggagctgagaaaatgtgaaaaatttgtagaaaaatagcattttcagaatgttaccaaacaccaaaaatcgTTTTCTggactattttccattgcaGAACCAAACACCCAGATTTCATTTTCCTTACGAGAATTCACTTTCCCCTGCATTCATTTTACACTCGAAATTCGATTTATATAGAACCAAACGTAGCCTTATATTGGTCGTAATTAGTATTGTATGGGAGTGATTGATGGAACTTATGTTCGTGCATTTGTTCCACTTCAAATTCAAGGAAAGTTTTGTGGCTAAAAGGATGGAACAACACAAAATGTCCTTGTTGCTGCTACCTTTGACTTAAAATTCACTTATGTATTAGCTGGTTGAGAAAGAAGTGCATATGACTCACATGTCTTAAATGACGCATTATCCAGGCAAAGGGGATTAAAAATTCCTGAAGGTATTATAGGACTAGAAAGTGATTTTATTATAGATACTAGCTTTGGGAgtgatttcttttcctttttggctATAAACATgtaggtaaatattatcttggtAATGTCGGTTATGGAGTTTGAAAAGGAATTATCTTCCCTTATCGTGGTGTTCATTACCATTTGAAAGAGTTTAGTGATAACCCACCAAGAAATGACAAAGAATTATTCAATCTTCTCCATTCTATTTTACGCATACCAAATATCAGAAAACATTTTCATACGCATACCAAACAtcagaaaacattttcaaactcatttttaagGTCATTACTAAATAccagaaaatgagatagttttccaaaaaatattctCTAAAAAATGGccaattttctagaaaatgttaatgctaaaacaaacagagcatatATAAGTAGCGGAGTAGCATTTATCGAATTGAAAGTTATAAGTAAGAAATATTATgcccacaatattttcataacactttcataacaaatcttaagtggtaggatgttattagttattatgggttggcaaaaaaataatttaagttgtaaattcaaatttgaatcaatatcAACTTAtcacttataatttattgtaaaaatattattaataagtgATGTGCAAGCCTGAAGCTCATTTCTAAATTTTTGGACCAGGCTTGGGCATAAATAATAATGTTTGTATCGGACTTTCCCTTCACGGTGGGATCCACACATTGACACACCGTGGAGTGTGTAATAATATCTAACCTAAAAGATAAGTCCCTGGCCCAGTCAGGACAACTTCTTTCATCAATCATTGAATGTCATAATGCACtattgtatagtttttttttttttcttttttcttttttggttaaatattgTATAGTTTGTAGATGCAACTTCTGTCCACTTCAACTTTTTGTTAAGTTagcttttaaatattaaaaaaactcaattattGAGTCTCCACTTATCTTTTGGATATGAATCCTATTGAAACACTACAACtactaataatataaaaataagcaATATCATTAACtatcaatataaaaatttccCAACATCAACAAAGCTTCAAAACAAAgtagaatcttttttttttttatttaattaacacGTAGAATCATATACAATAACCTAGCCAAAAACAATTGAATCCTACTCTGTCGGCCTTATCAGAATGGCAATGAATCCAATATTTTGAGTAAGACCCGTACCACAACAATATCTACAACTTTGCACAATTAGTTCATGGGGTGAATTGTgagtgaaaaaattataaatccattttttttttccattaccCACGACTCACCTGACAAAAATGGTGAAAATTGTGCTTTTTGAATTCTTATTATCCATAAAGCACCTGGCAATTCAAAGCAGAGAAGTCGCGAAAAGCCTCAGGACCATCCACTATTTCCCACTCTACCTTAAAATCTCCATTTCCAACTTCACCTACTTTCCCTAGAGCGACCTTCAATCCAAATGACACCACGCAAATTTTCCCATCCACACCATTCACAGCCAAGGGCTTATTCATTTCCTCACGTGGGAACTTTTGTCCACCCACGTACCGCCACGTGTCACAATCAGGATCGTACACCTTCAATGGACAATCTCCATACTCTGATATCACAAACAGCCTGTCACCCAAAACAACACTCAGTCCTGTCCACCCCTCCCTCATCGCTTGACTTGCCTCTCGCCACGTGTCACAATCAGGGTCGTACACCCCACCCCTCGGCGAAAATCTTACCGGCCACGTCCACCCTTCCGTAACGTACATCTTGTTACCGACCACAGCAGAATCGTACCTTTTCAAGCACGTGTCCATATTAGCTACCGGAGTCCACGTGTCACCTTCTGGGTCATAAGACTCAACGGCTGTGATCGCCCCAGTTGAGCTGGTCCCACCTCCGCCAACGGTTATGATCTTCCCATTAATACTCCCAGCTGCGAAACACGATCGTGGGGTCAGCATGGGAGACAAAACCGACCATTGATTGGTTGATGAACGGTACATGATCGTGCTCTGTGTGGAACTCTCCGTATCTGATCCCACCCCACCCAAAACAAAGAGTTTCCCCTGACGTGGCAGTGAGACACACACAAAGCCAGGAGGGCACTCTGGCATCGGAGGCAAGACAAACCAACGGCCGGACCTGGGGTCAAGAGCATGCCACTGAATCCTGGCCGTTGATTTGTGAAATGCAGAAACGAATACGTAAGgcaaagagagtgagagagcaTTTCTGGTGACAAGAAAAGTTGGGTCGGTGATGAACCTTTTCCATGAGGAACAAACTGAACGTACCAAAGGTTGTTCTGGGTATGGAACACGAAGAAGACAGAGCTCGACGATGTGGTCTGGTAAACCTGGGATCAACGGCACAGAATTCTTGTCAGCTTCTTCGGAATCTTTGGTTTCTAGCTTCGATGAAGACCCCGGAATTGTCATTCTTCAAACTGAAGTTTGACAAggaataataattataataaactaCTTTATGGTTGCTGAACCTGAAAGTTTTAGAATTCGGAACTTGTAAAAAATGGGTGGTATTGAGTTGCAGAGAAGTATTTTTGTTGTGCTAAATATATAGCCGAAAAAAGCCACAGAGTCAAAGATatagagaggcagagagataATGAATACTGATAACGTGCGATGATTCTTCGAGTTGTTTAGTGCTTTTCTGCCTactgtcctttttttttttttttttttgggaggaaaTAGTAATactgtcaattttttattttttttagcggTGTGTTAATGTGTTCAGTATTTTTACttaggataaaaaaaataatcgtTATAgtcactcccaaaaaaaaaaaaaaaacgaagccTTATCGCACACGCTACATACGTGTAATGAGGTttttttagatagtttttatttttaataaaaacttagggtagttctttttttttttagaccacATGGTAGGTTTTTTTATATGAACAGGGGTAGTTTGGGTTGGGTAGACGTGGGCAGTGGGAAGTTTTATAAAACAGGGGGTAAACTTGGGTaggtcttttgtttttaatttttgtcaatctaCAGTTTTAAACTCTTTTTATGGTTTTAGAAATAaggataagttaattaaattaggagtatttttgaaagttaaaaagacaataactaactttttaaATCCTCTTAATATGTAGAGATATAAGGAGaaggtatttggtatcaaatgatatCATGTTAGCggtatcaaaattcaataaatataagataTGTTGGTAAAAAATAACTACCCTATTGACAAAAGAAAGACACGTGTTAGTGAGCAATTATTTTTACGCACATCTCTTttgtttattagattttgatatggatgatgtgatattatctgatataaaatactttttgtatagaagttaaaattttatatatttattaaaaaaaattaaaatagactTACTCATTCATcactaataaaaagaaaggacgaaactaatttttttagtaaaaccTGTAACTTTATtattactccctccgtcccactttgtttgtcctctattccattttggaatgtcctaaaatattttcctatttctaaaaataaaagtcattaatttactaatgttcttattataccactattttattaataattcaattttttgataaatttatttaagggtagttttggaaacttatacatttttaaaaggtagacaagacaataaatgatgttcccttaaaaattttaatttttcaaacaggacaaacaaagtgggacagAGAGagtattgtttttaaaataaaaataataataaaaattcgtTTGTTAGAGCACGCTTATTGATAtttctatttcataattgaaattttatttatttaatgtatttattttatctaaaatatatctattttcattaaagaagatttttttttttttttttgataaagcaTTAAAGAGGAACTTAAATCCTAAGGAAGAATGCATGTGGAAACAATGGTCCCTTACGGCCTGGTTGAATGAAGGTGATAAAAACTCTGGTTATTTTCACTGTAGAGTAAACCAAAGAAATAAACGCAACCAAATTCTGGGCTTAGAAGATGGGGACGGAGTTTGGGTTGAAGAGGAAGAGGTAATGGGCAGAGTGGTGGAATCTTAATTCCAATACTTGTTCACAACCTCAAATCCAAGTCAGTTTGATGAAATTCTCATGGGCTTGCAACCGGCGATCACAGAGGACATGAGTGCTGCCTTAAGCCGTGACTACAAGGCAGATGAAGTGCTCCTTGCTCTCAAACAAATGGCCCCACTCATTCCTTCGGGCTCGACGGTATGTCTCCCATTTTTTACAAAACTTATTGGCATATTGTTGGTGAGGATGTAGTTTCTATTGTCCTTAATGCACTAAACTCGAGTATGGTTCATGAATCTCTAAATTCTACCTTCATCTCCCTTATCACAAAGGTAAAAAACTCGAAAAGTGTATCAGAGTTTAGACCAATTAGCTTGTGTAAAGTGGTATACAAATTAATTGCTAAAGTGGTGGTCAACCATTTGGAAAAAAAGTTTATCCCATGTGATAGATGGTTCTCAAAGTGCTTTTCTCTCTAGTAGACTTATTACTGATAACATACTCGTGGCTTTTGAGACCTTGCATtaccttaaaagaaaaatccaaggcCAATTGGGTTTTATGGCTCTAAAACTTGATATGAGCAAGACTTATGACCAGGTAGATGATAGTGTACTCTTTTGCCGGGCTACAGTGGAGGAATGTTAAAGGGTCATTGATTTACTCTTAGTCTATGAAAAAGGTTTGgggcagaaaaataaatagagagaaaacaaacattttccTCAATGCCAACACTTAACAACTAACAAATTTGGTGTAAGAATTaaaacttacaaattttttaaaccatgaatttctaaaatatgtaatggtttttcattttatatatatatatatatatatataatttagaatatgATTGGATCTagatttttcagtttttgcaccctaattcacttgccacaaaaattaaaaaattagatgggacacatgacaaaaaattgaacttcatttaaaattcaatttagaatctaattaaatttagactttttgatttttgctCCTTATAATTTATCACTTgacacataaatttaaaaattagatgagacacatggcttaaaattagattccaatttataatttaattagatttctCTCAACtctggctatatatatatatatatatatatatgtgatttagaatctaattgaatctagactctttgatttttgtacctaataattcacttgccacaaaaattaaaaaaattagatgaaacacatggtacaaaattgaatttcaattaaaattcaatttagaatctaattgaatttagactttttgatttttgcacctaataattcacttgacacacaaatttaaaaattagatgagatacatgacacaaaattagacctgatttaaaatctaattggatctaAACTCTTCGTTTTTTgtacccaataattcacttaccacaaaaataaaaaatttagatgggacacatgacacaaaattgaacttcaattaaaatttaatttagaatcaaattgaaattaaattctttgatctttgtacttaataattcacttgacacgtaaatttaaaaattagacaagacacatagcacaaaattagacatgatttagaatctaattgaatctAGACTATTCggtttttgcacccaataattcacttgccaaaaaatttaaaattttagatgggacacatggtacaaaattgaatttcaattaaaatttaatttagaatctaattgaatttaggctctttgatttttgcatctaataattcacttgacacaaatttaaaaattaaataagacatataacgcaaaattagactccaatttaaaatttaatcggattttctttgggttttagctatatatatatatattatatatgatttacttatttaacttttttgctaaaagttaaaaatacaAGTGGATTGATGATTTACTTAAAGTACTGTAGTCTGTAGCAAAAAGAGAGCTAAAAATCTAATCCCAAGCGTACACGTGTCCATCAAAATATTTGCCTCTAAGCCTTCTATTATAAAAAACAGAATACATGAACACAAATCCGAAAAACAGAGACAAAGGAGAATCATCTGATGAGGGTTGAGTTGATCTCTTCCGAAAAAGTATTGGTTGAGTTGATCTTTCCAGAGAATGGATTAGTTGAGTTGATCTTTTCTGATAAAAGATTTGTTGAGTTTATACCCGATTAAGCGCAATGATACTAGCATGATATtgatacatatatgtatatatatatatatatatatatataaaacattggTGAATCTACCGCAAAATCGTTAgaagtatatattttaaacaGTTGTGGACTAATTATGATTACTGCTGTTAAGATACGCAGATcgtattgtattgtatttttttttttcctgggtgtgttttacttttgtgtaccaattttttttattttgatggatAAAAATTCATTTGACTAACATATTGGTAATATTTAATCTTatatcttattaattttttagataagcAATCTTGTCTTATTAATTTAATActgtatttgaattttgagtTGGCGTCTCACCTAATTACCTCACGTTCTAGTTGTACGTGATCTGTTATTAGAAGATTTCCCCCCCTGAAAATCATATACCAACCTCTTATAAGAAAATAAGTGTTTCACGTTTGGAttgacattttatttatttattaaaaatgagtaaATTTGTTTGTAGATAAAGCAACTGAATAGCAAAATAGGGGTTTTACTTTTATCCATAAGCAAAGGATAAATTAGGAACTTTATCACTTAACTAAGGATAACTAAGTTCAAAGAAATAGGGTAACTCGAGTAAAATAAGGATTTCTTTATATCTATTATGTTTATTATTAATGACAATagactaaaaataaattagaaaattacAAGAAATTCAAAATTAGAATGAAACCAGGAAATCAATTTgagatacaaaaataaaaattagaccAAAACAATCATGATGAACCACATCACTGTCACTTTGTTTAAGAAGATTCAAGCCCTTTACTATTAGCAAAAGTCATATACCAGACTACCAGTgcaataaattttctatttgatttgtCCCCTATAGAAGACAATAACCCGATTGAATGATAGTATAACTTAATCTAATCACCAAATAAAACACTTTTCTTTGTACAAATAAATATCTCCAAATATaacttataaaattatatataaactcATTTGGTGTAACTTTGAATATTGTAAGCGTGCACAAGGGATTTTTTATAAGACCtactcaaaattaaaaaattataaactatttATTTACATAAATATTGTGTGATATAATTGTTATGATGTTGAGATTCTAAGATTAGAATTAGAATGCATGTAAGAACTCCATGTTAACAAATTGAACTATCGCATCTTTTCATTTACCAACCCACTTTAATCCAAATAAATAGcataattacaagaaaatttacCCGTAATTTATtaatagtatataatatattaaactttttttttgagaagaatataatttattaaactGAAAGCTCAATcagaaattcaaattagagtttaattgtACTCCGATCTTATACTAGGAGTATCATTCTTATTGTCCTATAATTTGATATCAAGTATCTttgaatttcatgttaattGTGAAGTTTCATTTCAATTACAACCTTTTATGACTATAACTTATTAAAATGGTTGATTGTGAATAATATACAACACTGTCATATAAACTCATcactttttcttcactattcaTCGACGACTACGCTGTTGTTGTGACACAAAAGTTGTATCCTAGACTTTCTTTTTCAACTATAATCAAAATCATATATCTAAGTCAAGCGccttgtaaagttgtaatttacttTGTTAACatattttgatgtttttaattGAAACATCTAGGAGTAAGATTTCTCTTCCCGTCGTAATTATTGAATTGTAAACTTATTGTCTGTTTCATAGAAATATAACAGCTCACAGCATGACAAAATTGACACACATAAACTGTATTTTGAATATGTAGTGGTCGTGACAAATATTAAAATGCACCAATATTTTATCACTCCTGTCTACAATCAGTAAGAAATGGCGGAAAATCATGCAACCAAATCTTCATGTCAGAACATTTGAAATCATAAGCAGCTAAGACTTTTGCAACGAACAGTTTATAATAATGTTATTAAATTGTTGCTGAAGTTAGTCAAAATTAAGCTACCCTCTCAAATTATATTAAAAGTATAATTTAAGCcacaatgatatatatatatatatatatatcattgtgGAATAAAAAAGATACAAAGAGGGGAATATAGATTTTGTGATattccaatttgattgatttgtATGATTTATATGAGTATGTAATGAGTCTTACATCGAGCATATACTGGGTTAAAttgagctttattaacaactataaggaatctcaattgtgactagtccttttgaggtatagcgtagATGTGGCTAACGCTttttcttgggtcgttacatatggtatcagagccggcccaaTAACCTCATGTGGGCTCAAGACACTACCCTATAAAGTGGGCCCTAACAAGGAtattagggatttaagtgggaaAAATTGTGATGTcccaatttgattaatttgtgTAATGTGTATGGGTAtatgatgagtcccacatcaggtATGATGTTCTTAATTAATATGtttgaaaataacattttactttaattaattttaagagaatgaaataaatttttcttaatattaactttttttttttagtaaacagtaatacttattagaacacacacgaaaacaataatagttttttaaatcgggtttataatacattatataaccaaagtacaactacaaaagggcctaacATTTGTAATTATAGACTGGAATTATAAACAACAGATActagacacacacaaccaatATGGGACAAACACCCTTATTCTTTActagacacacacaaccaatATGGGACAAacatccctatttttttttttaagtaaacagtaatacttattagaacacacacaaaaattataataatgttttaaatcgggtttataatacattacataaataGAGTACAATTATAAAAGGGCCTAACCTTTATAGTTGTAGACTGAAGTTATAAACAGCGGACACTAAACACACACAACCGTTAACCAATGTGAGACAAACATCATTATTCTTAATTTTAACTTGGTTTAGCACATTTTACAATACGCATTGAAATACATTGATATAAAAgattaacattttattttatattatgtccttattattatttttttcatttttttcacgTTAATATGATATTCACCtgtttttcatttatatatggTGGTATACATGAAAAAATCACAtctacacccaaaaaaaaaccaattaacaTGAGAAGgattaaatttagttttttaggtCTTTTTAAGGGATTTGTAGGGTTTTGTTCAAAACCAACTTAAATCCTATGACGCATGGCGTGAGACTCACTATATCAAGGCATGTAACAAATTATTGAAAGGGTAAATACTAGATGGAGGAAATTTTGGAAGGGGTTGGGGTCCTTAGGGGTGGTTGGATGAAAAAAATgtcaagaaaattttatataaatgagaaaattttttaGTAAACACATCGGAAACAAAACTGCATAAGAACACAGATTTACATGAGGATGAGAAAGAGAATACGTAATCACCTGGTCTTCATACAATGATGTTACTACGAACTTTGAGCTTTGaaactttattttaataaaagaaaatgctaaagttaagAATTGCCTAGTTATAGTCTTTTAGTTTAGGCAGTTCAAAACCAAACTGATTATCTGTGTTCGCCTAGTTGGATTAACTACCAGAAGTCTTTGGTTTCCtggttggattgatttttatttttatttttatttttttgagtaaaaggTAAGTAAGGTTGGATTGATTATATGTGGTTGGTTGATTCCtagttttttattaataatataattaggtTGCGTTTGACATTGGTTTAAAAAAccagttttttttactattcagttttttttttgctactattcattagtcttattgcactttttggtactattcatgggtcttactgtactatttcaactatcttttagctttatctacagtactttcagtaaaaagtttttagtttcagctaaataagttgtttccaaacagacttttatggtttgtttggaattcatttattttactgaaactgaaaattttttgctaaacgTACagtagaaaaatataaatgttaattgaaataatacGGTAGGACTCATAAAGagtatcaaaaagtacagtgagacccataaatagtagtaaaaataagctgaataataaaataagttggcaaaaaataaacTAGCCAAACAAACACTTATATTAGGATCAAAATTATCGTCCAAATGAGTCATGATAGACTTCTAGGTATTCTCTCTCGCCACTTTGGCATTTTCAAAACTCTCAAATTTCTCACCTGTTTAACTTTAAACTAAACCAATCGAAATGAAtaatgacaaaaatgaaaaaacccaatcaaattaTTTTGCTGTCCAAGGGGTCAATTTGGAGTTGGAAATTGGTCTTTCTTTTTGGGGGTAGTTGGAATGTTGGATATAAAGTAATGAAGCTAAAACATAGATcaattatataaattgactccattcatattttgaattgaCTCAATTCGATTGAGTGATGGAGAAGTTTAAAGCCAAAAACATGCGTATTAAAATGCTTATGATTTAAACCTTTCAACTACCGTCATTAAGATGGGGTCCTGTAGAGTATGgatcaatcaaacacaaaagTAGGACATCTactctcatttttgtttttagaatttagatatgTTGAGAGTTGAGGCCCCCACCTCCTTCCCTTTTAAAACGGTGTGTACCGTCTTTTGCGTATCATGGTTTGAcatatctatactatatattaaCATTATCA
This region includes:
- the LOC126709581 gene encoding F-box protein AFR, with the protein product MTIPGSSSKLETKDSEEADKNSVPLIPGLPDHIVELCLLRVPYPEQPLVRSVCSSWKRFITDPTFLVTRNALSLSLPYVFVSAFHKSTARIQWHALDPRSGRWFVLPPMPECPPGFVCVSLPRQGKLFVLGGVGSDTESSTQSTIMYRSSTNQWSVLSPMLTPRSCFAAGSINGKIITVGGGGTSSTGAITAVESYDPEGDTWTPVANMDTCLKRYDSAVVGNKMYVTEGWTWPVRFSPRGGVYDPDCDTWREASQAMREGWTGLSVVLGDRLFVISEYGDCPLKVYDPDCDTWRYVGGQKFPREEMNKPLAVNGVDGKICVVSFGLKVALGKVGEVGNGDFKVEWEIVDGPEAFRDFSALNCQVLYG